In Parasteatoda tepidariorum isolate YZ-2023 chromosome 2, CAS_Ptep_4.0, whole genome shotgun sequence, one DNA window encodes the following:
- the LOC107437210 gene encoding protein-tyrosine sulfotransferase 1 isoform X2, which produces MMTNIECMVSRAMKKYLILLCFPMFFLLMLYLLYSPCSDSSSHGVMVAAQRFIMGQDSKKYIYNRSLPIIFIGGMPRSGTTLLRVMLDAHPDIRCGEETRVIPRLLSLKQQWVKSPVESKRLQEAGITGDVLDNAVASFTLEIIARHGLPAPRLCNKDPFTLRSAVYLHSLFPNAKFILLIRDGRAVVHSIISRKVTITGFDLTDYRQCLTKWNAAMSAMYAQCVSLGTDICMPVHYEQVVLQPEPWMKSILSFLDIPWNESVLHHEELVDKPGGIKISKLERSSDQVIKPINIEALTKWVGNIPADVVRDMATIAPMLQTLGYDPNANPPDYGKPDSFVLKNTNFIKENEQLYQEKENELKLERERLRKIFNKNKKKTMEMTSKARRRRRRR; this is translated from the exons ATGATGACGAATATAGAAT gcaTGGTTTCTCGGGCAATGAAAAAGTATCTCATCCTACTATGTTTTCCTATGTTTTTCCTGTTAATGCTTTATTTGCTCTATTCTCCTTGTTCTGATTCATCAAGTCATGGTGTCATGGTTGCAGCACAG CGTTTCATCATGGGTCAAGATTCAAAAAAGTACATCTATAACCGAAGTTTGCCAATCATTTTCATTGGGGGCATGCCCAGAAGTGGGACCACATTGTTAAGGGTCATGCTGGATGCCCATCCGGACATCAGATGTGGAGAGGAGACGCGTGTCATACCCCGTCTTCTTAGCTTAAAGCAACAGTGGGTGAAGTCACCTGTAGAGTCTAAAAGACTCCAAGAAGCGGGCATCACTGGGGAT GTTCTGGATAATGCTGTTGCTTCATTCACACTAGAAATAATTGCACGTCACGGATTGCCCGCTCCTCGATTGTGCAATAAAGATCCCTTCACTCTGAGATCTGCAGTATATTTGCATTCTCTGTTTCCAAATGCCAAATTTATTCTCCTGATCAGAGATGGGAGAGCTGTTGTACATTCCATCATAAGCAGAAAG GTAACCATAACTGGTTTTGATCTGACAGATTATCGCCAGTGTCTGACAAAATGGAACGCTGCCATGTCTGCTATGTATGCACAATGTGTTAGCTTAGGTACAGATATTTGTATGCCTGTTCATTATGAGCAGGTTGTCTTACAACCCGAACCATGGATGAAAAGCATTCTAAGCTTCCTTGACATACCTTGGAATGAATCAGTCTTGCATCATGAGGAGTTGGTTGATAAACCGGgtggaataaaaatttccaa ACTGGAACGATCATCAGATCAAGTGATCAAGCCCATAAATATTGAAGCACTCACCAAATGGGTTGGCAACATTCCTGCAGATGTGGTAAGAGACATGGCAACCATCGCACCAATGTTGCAAACCCTTGGCTATGATCCCAATGCCAATCCCCCAGATTATGGAAAACCAGATTCATTTGTTCTAAAGAACACCAATTTCATCAAAGAGAATGAACAACTGTATCAGGAAAAAGAGAATGAGCTAAAACTGGAAAGGGAACGCCttcgaaaaattttcaacaagaaTAAGAAAAAGACGATGGAGATGACGAGCAAAGCAAGGAGAAGGCGAAGACGAcgataa
- the LOC107437210 gene encoding protein-tyrosine sulfotransferase 1 isoform X3, protein MVSRAMKKYLILLCFPMFFLLMLYLLYSPCSDSSSHGVMVAAQRFIMGQDSKKYIYNRSLPIIFIGGMPRSGTTLLRVMLDAHPDIRCGEETRVIPRLLSLKQQWVKSPVESKRLQEAGITGDVLDNAVASFTLEIIARHGLPAPRLCNKDPFTLRSAVYLHSLFPNAKFILLIRDGRAVVHSIISRKVTITGFDLTDYRQCLTKWNAAMSAMYAQCVSLGTDICMPVHYEQVVLQPEPWMKSILSFLDIPWNESVLHHEELVDKPGGIKISKLERSSDQVIKPINIEALTKWVGNIPADVVRDMATIAPMLQTLGYDPNANPPDYGKPDSFVLKNTNFIKENEQLYQEKENELKLERERLRKIFNKNKKKTMEMTSKARRRRRRR, encoded by the exons aTGGTTTCTCGGGCAATGAAAAAGTATCTCATCCTACTATGTTTTCCTATGTTTTTCCTGTTAATGCTTTATTTGCTCTATTCTCCTTGTTCTGATTCATCAAGTCATGGTGTCATGGTTGCAGCACAG CGTTTCATCATGGGTCAAGATTCAAAAAAGTACATCTATAACCGAAGTTTGCCAATCATTTTCATTGGGGGCATGCCCAGAAGTGGGACCACATTGTTAAGGGTCATGCTGGATGCCCATCCGGACATCAGATGTGGAGAGGAGACGCGTGTCATACCCCGTCTTCTTAGCTTAAAGCAACAGTGGGTGAAGTCACCTGTAGAGTCTAAAAGACTCCAAGAAGCGGGCATCACTGGGGAT GTTCTGGATAATGCTGTTGCTTCATTCACACTAGAAATAATTGCACGTCACGGATTGCCCGCTCCTCGATTGTGCAATAAAGATCCCTTCACTCTGAGATCTGCAGTATATTTGCATTCTCTGTTTCCAAATGCCAAATTTATTCTCCTGATCAGAGATGGGAGAGCTGTTGTACATTCCATCATAAGCAGAAAG GTAACCATAACTGGTTTTGATCTGACAGATTATCGCCAGTGTCTGACAAAATGGAACGCTGCCATGTCTGCTATGTATGCACAATGTGTTAGCTTAGGTACAGATATTTGTATGCCTGTTCATTATGAGCAGGTTGTCTTACAACCCGAACCATGGATGAAAAGCATTCTAAGCTTCCTTGACATACCTTGGAATGAATCAGTCTTGCATCATGAGGAGTTGGTTGATAAACCGGgtggaataaaaatttccaa ACTGGAACGATCATCAGATCAAGTGATCAAGCCCATAAATATTGAAGCACTCACCAAATGGGTTGGCAACATTCCTGCAGATGTGGTAAGAGACATGGCAACCATCGCACCAATGTTGCAAACCCTTGGCTATGATCCCAATGCCAATCCCCCAGATTATGGAAAACCAGATTCATTTGTTCTAAAGAACACCAATTTCATCAAAGAGAATGAACAACTGTATCAGGAAAAAGAGAATGAGCTAAAACTGGAAAGGGAACGCCttcgaaaaattttcaacaagaaTAAGAAAAAGACGATGGAGATGACGAGCAAAGCAAGGAGAAGGCGAAGACGAcgataa